The Anabrus simplex isolate iqAnaSimp1 chromosome 1, ASM4041472v1, whole genome shotgun sequence genome window below encodes:
- the LOC136871923 gene encoding protein lethal(2)essential for life, translating to MSLAPYLMNDFFDDWDVFRPRSLFDPNFGLGLLNEDMPLLQRCPYFRPWRHRTARDSGVSNLQYDKDAFRVNLDVRQFKPEEIVVKTVGNSVLVEGKHEERPDEHGFVSRQFQRRYILPKDVDPNTVASKLSSDGILTIEAPRKALSQPKGERVIPITQTGGQEPMVQ from the exons aTGTCTCTTGCTCCATACCTAATGAATGATTTCTTTGACGATTGGGATGTCTTCCGTCCGAGATCCCTCTTCGACCCAAATTTCGGACTAGGCCTCTTGAACGAAGATATGCCACTTCTGCAACGTTGTCCCTACTTCAGACCCTGGCGCCACAGGACTGCCCGTGACAGTGGTGTATCAAATCTTCAGTATGATAAGGATGCATTCCGG GTAAACCTTGATGTTAGGCAATTCAAACCCGAGGAAATTGTTGTCAAGACTGTAGGAAATTCTGTTCTGGTTGAAGGAAAGCATGAGGAGAGACCAGACGAGCACGGATTTGTCTCTCGCCAATTCCAGAGACGGTACATATTGCCCAAGGATGTTGACCCTAATACTGTTGCATCCAAACTCTCTTCAGATGGAATCCTCACCATTGAAGCACCTCGGAAG GCTTTGTCTCAACCTAAAGGAGAGCGTGTTATCCCCATCACTCAGACGGGAGGACAGGAGCCAATGGTGCAATAA